The following proteins come from a genomic window of Winogradskyella sp. PC-19:
- a CDS encoding polyribonucleotide nucleotidyltransferase: MIPKTYKEVIDLGDGREISIETGKLAKQAHGSVVVQSGKCMLLCTVVSNYHQNDVDFLPLTVDYREKFAAAGRYPGGFFKREARPSDGEVLTMRLVDRVLRPLFPKDYHSETQVMIQLMSHDPNVMPDAMAGLAASAAIQLSDFPFECPISEARVGRINGEFIINPTLAQLEESDIDMMIGASADSVMMVEGEMDEISEEEMADAIKFAHEHIKVQCAAQVRLAEAVGKKEVREYEPERADEELAKKIHDMVYDKTYAIAKAGSAKHERGAKFSEIKEEVFNAFSEEEQADLGKLIHKYVAKAQKEAIRNLTLDEGLRLDGRKTTDIRPIWCEVDYLPSTHGSSVFTRGETQALATVTLGTSRDANQIDMPSQEGEERFYLHYNFPPFCTGEARPIRGTSRREVGHGNLAQRALKGMVPDDCPYTVRVVSEVLESNGSSSMATVCAGTMAMMDAGVQMTKPVSGIAMGLISDADSGKYAVLSDILGDEDHLGDMDFKVTGTADGITACQMDIKVKGLSYEILVNALQQARDGRLHILEKLTDTIATPNAEVKDHAPTMITRRIPNEFIGALIGPGGKVIQEMQKETETTIVINEDPVTEEGIVEILGVGKTGIDAVMAKIDSLLFKPEVGSVYEVKVIKMLDFGAVVEYMEAPGNEVLLHVSELAWERTENVSDVVNMGDVFDVKYFGIDKRTRKEKVSRKAILPKPEGYVERPPRDNNRNGRDNRGRDNRGRDNRNRDNRRDDRKPREDKKED; encoded by the coding sequence ATGATTCCAAAGACTTACAAAGAGGTTATTGACCTTGGTGATGGTAGAGAAATTTCTATCGAAACCGGAAAACTAGCAAAACAAGCTCATGGTAGCGTTGTTGTGCAATCAGGAAAATGTATGTTATTATGTACAGTTGTTTCCAACTACCATCAAAACGATGTTGACTTTTTACCGTTAACAGTAGATTACCGCGAAAAATTTGCAGCAGCTGGTCGCTATCCAGGCGGTTTCTTTAAAAGAGAAGCACGTCCAAGTGATGGTGAAGTATTAACAATGCGTTTAGTAGACCGTGTTTTACGTCCATTATTTCCAAAAGATTACCATTCAGAAACTCAGGTAATGATTCAGTTAATGTCTCATGACCCAAACGTTATGCCAGATGCAATGGCAGGTTTAGCTGCTTCTGCAGCGATTCAATTATCAGATTTTCCATTTGAATGCCCAATTTCTGAAGCCAGAGTTGGACGCATCAATGGCGAATTTATCATTAACCCGACATTAGCACAGTTAGAAGAATCAGACATCGATATGATGATTGGTGCTTCTGCCGATTCTGTGATGATGGTTGAAGGTGAAATGGATGAGATTTCAGAAGAAGAAATGGCAGATGCAATCAAATTTGCGCACGAGCATATCAAAGTACAATGTGCTGCTCAAGTGCGTTTGGCCGAAGCTGTTGGTAAAAAAGAAGTACGTGAATATGAGCCAGAACGTGCTGACGAAGAATTAGCCAAGAAAATTCATGATATGGTATATGACAAAACATATGCTATTGCAAAAGCAGGCTCTGCAAAACATGAACGCGGCGCTAAATTCTCTGAAATTAAAGAAGAGGTGTTCAATGCTTTCTCTGAAGAAGAACAAGCAGACTTAGGAAAACTCATCCACAAATATGTTGCTAAAGCACAAAAAGAAGCGATTCGTAACTTAACATTAGACGAAGGTTTACGTTTAGACGGTCGTAAAACGACAGATATTAGACCTATTTGGTGTGAGGTAGATTACTTACCATCAACACATGGCTCCTCTGTTTTTACGCGTGGAGAAACACAAGCATTAGCTACAGTAACTTTAGGTACATCTAGAGATGCTAACCAAATAGATATGCCATCTCAAGAAGGTGAAGAGCGTTTCTATTTACATTATAACTTTCCACCATTCTGTACAGGTGAAGCTAGACCAATCCGCGGAACATCACGTCGTGAAGTTGGACATGGTAACTTAGCACAACGTGCATTAAAAGGCATGGTGCCAGATGATTGCCCTTACACAGTAAGAGTTGTGTCTGAAGTATTAGAATCTAACGGTTCGTCTTCTATGGCTACAGTTTGTGCTGGTACAATGGCTATGATGGATGCTGGTGTACAAATGACAAAGCCAGTTTCTGGTATTGCTATGGGATTAATTTCCGATGCAGACTCTGGAAAATACGCTGTACTTTCAGATATCTTAGGAGATGAAGATCACTTAGGTGATATGGACTTTAAAGTAACTGGTACAGCAGATGGAATTACTGCTTGTCAAATGGATATTAAAGTAAAAGGATTAAGCTACGAGATTTTAGTGAATGCACTACAACAAGCTCGTGATGGTCGTTTACATATCTTAGAAAAATTAACTGATACAATTGCAACACCAAATGCTGAAGTTAAGGATCACGCACCAACTATGATTACGCGTCGCATTCCTAACGAATTTATCGGAGCCTTAATTGGTCCTGGTGGAAAAGTGATTCAGGAAATGCAAAAAGAAACTGAGACAACTATCGTTATTAATGAAGACCCAGTTACTGAAGAAGGTATTGTTGAAATTTTAGGAGTAGGCAAAACGGGTATTGATGCTGTAATGGCAAAAATAGATTCATTATTATTTAAGCCAGAAGTTGGAAGCGTATATGAAGTAAAAGTCATCAAAATGTTAGATTTTGGTGCTGTTGTAGAATATATGGAAGCACCAGGAAATGAGGTACTTTTACACGTTTCTGAATTGGCATGGGAACGCACAGAAAATGTATCAGATGTGGTAAACATGGGCGATGTGTTTGATGTAAAATACTTTGGTATTGATAAACGTACCCGTAAAGAAAAAGTATCTCGTAAGGCGATTTTACCAAAACCAGAAGGTTATGTAGAAAGACCTCCAAGAGATAACAATCGTAATGGACGTGACAACAGAGGTCGTGACAATCGTGGACGTGATAATCGCAATAGAGACAATCGCAGAGACGACAGAAAACCAAGAGAAGATAAGAAAGAAGATTAA
- the rpsO gene encoding 30S ribosomal protein S15 yields the protein MYVTKEEKAKIFAKHGKGANDTGSAEGQIALFTARINHLTEHLKNNRKDYNTERSLVKLVGKRRALLDYLTKKDILRYRAIVKELGLRK from the coding sequence ATGTACGTTACAAAAGAAGAAAAAGCAAAAATTTTTGCAAAGCACGGAAAAGGTGCAAACGACACAGGTTCTGCAGAAGGACAAATTGCTTTATTTACAGCACGAATTAACCATTTAACTGAACACTTAAAAAATAACCGTAAGGATTATAACACTGAGCGTTCTTTAGTAAAATTAGTAGGTAAGCGTCGCGCATTACTTGACTATTTAACTAAGAAAGATATTTTAAGATATCGTGCAATAGTTAAAGAATTAGGATTAAGAAAATAA